In Cryptomeria japonica chromosome 10, Sugi_1.0, whole genome shotgun sequence, a genomic segment contains:
- the LOC131859417 gene encoding uncharacterized protein LOC131859417 — MFNENEIMNAQHRMNVLIYFCICNVLLQQPSHSYLPQVSQNNHTMSSSRPPIRKDPAWKYHEDFPGQRKGQTKCIFCKTIFHGGIYRLKYHIAGVRGHDADPCTKAVTEAVRDCYVMVEEIERKRKEKEDLTVIGRHAPLGTGTQLGCVGGPSSLPSYRPTHFATTHASGSASISASASASASAPSHVPSTGSGSGNVSIGPRIRKSRLDTFFAPRTTPGSQQSLESMGWNKEVHDAAKMAVGRFWIYGSIPFFTARSPYWQEMVDALTICGAGFKAPSEFDLSGPILTELVNDVKKELGDQRQIWSTKGCTIMTDGWTDRRNRTLLNFLVSSAGD; from the exons atgttcaatGAGAATGAAATTATGAATGCACAACATAGAATGAATGTcttaatttatttttgcatttgtaatgttttattgcagcaaccttcacattcttatttgcctcaagtttcacaaaacAATCATACAATGTCCTCTTCTAGACctcccattagaaaggaccctgcttggaaatatcatgaggattttccagggcaaagaAAAGGGCAAACAAAGTGtatattttgcaaaacaatattccatggaggcatatatagattgaaataccatattgctggtgtgcgtgggcATGATGCCGACCCATGCACAAAAGCAGTCACTGAGGCCGTACGTGATTGCTATGTAatggttgaagaaattgaaaggaaaaggaaagaaaaagaggatctcacaGTCATTGGGAGACATGCACCTTTAGGAACAGGGACAcaattaggttgtgttggagggcctTCTTCCTTACCTTCATATCGTCCCACTCATTTTGCTACTACTCATGCTTCCGGTTCTGCTTCTATAAGTGCCAGTGCTAGTGCCAGTGCCTCTGCCCCTTCTCATGTTCCTAGCACTGGCAGTGGTAGTGGGaatgttagcattggacctaggattcgtaaatctaggttggataccttttttgcacctcgcactactcctgggtcccaacagtcacttgagagcatgggttggaacaaggaggtccatgatgctgctaaaatggcagttggcagatTTTGGATCTATGGCAGTATTCCATTCTTCACAGCCAG GTcaccttattggcaagaaatggttgatgcccttaccatttgtggggcggggttcaaagccccttctgagtTTGATTTGAGCGGACCCATTTTGACTgaattggtgaatgatgtgaagaaAGAATTGGGTGATCAACGCcaaatatggagcactaaaggttgcaccatcatgactgatggttggacagacaggagaaatagaactctccttaattttcttgtttcttccgcaggtgattga
- the LOC131859418 gene encoding uncharacterized protein LOC131859418, protein MERHPSIVWTPCAAHCIDLMLEDIGKLPWVKTCVEKARNVCKFVYNHSWVLALMRQYTEHKELARPGITRFATNFITLQSMLRCKMALRRMIVGEEWSSSSYAATPAGKDMADCIFYERGFWSPCDEIVKFVKPLVVLLRVADGEKPAMGYIYEGMDRAKEGIKSIYAGDESKYGPIWQIIDKRWHHQLHRPIHAAAYYLNPAFHFSPTFRADAEVLDGLY, encoded by the exons atggagaggcacccatctatagtttggactccatgtgccgcccattgcattgacctcatgttagaGGATATTGGAAAACTTCCATGGGTCAAGACATGTGTAGAAAAGGcaagaaatgtgtgcaaatttgtatataatcattcatgggtgttggctcttatgagacaatacacagagcataaggagttagctcgtccaggaatcacaagatttgccacaaacttcatcacattgcagtccatgcttcgtTGTAAGatggccttgagacgtatgattgttggtgaggagtggtcttcctcatcctatgctgccaCCCCAGCAGGaaaagatatggcagactgcattttttatgagcgaggcttttggagcccttgtgatgagatagtgaag tttgttaagcccttggtggttttgttgcgagttgcggatggagaaaagcccgcaatgggctacatatatgagggcatggatagggcgaaagagggcatcaaatctatctatgcaggagatgagagcaagtatggtcccatttggcagatcattgataagagatggcatcatcagcttcataggcccatccatgcagcagcctattatTTGAATCCGGCATTCCATTTTAGCCCTACTTTCAGGGCTGATGCGGAGGTCCTTGATGGGCTATACTGA